Proteins from one Faecalibacterium sp. I3-3-33 genomic window:
- a CDS encoding GntP family permease, translated as MTAVATPDAARLVFAAVAGLILLLILIIKFKVHAMISILIGAVGIGLMAGMPLSDIIGSVNEGIGNTLKGIALLVGLGSMFGAILEESGGAQTLAVTMVRKFGDEKAAWALGITGLVVAMPVFFDAGLIILIPLAFSLAKRTKRSVLYYVIPLLAGLAVGHAFIPPTPGPVLVATMLGVDLGWVILIGIFCGIFAMIAAGPIWGGICGKKYMIEVPEHVAQQADIDESKLPKFGTIVGIIMIPLLLIIANSVAKVVPALAGIQPVLAFLGEPFMALLLATIAAMYLLGTRHGYNNAQLEKIMTKSLEPTGMILLVTACGGVLRYMLQNSGLGDVIGNAVANASLPLVLVAFIVAALVRISVGSSTVAMTMAAGIISAMPGISALSPLYLACVTAAIAGGSTVCSHFNDSGFWLVKSLVGMDEKTTLKTWTIMETLVGGVGFLVALVISFFA; from the coding sequence ATGACAGCAGTTGCAACGCCCGATGCGGCACGGCTGGTTTTTGCTGCCGTGGCAGGCCTGATCCTATTGCTCATTCTCATTATCAAGTTCAAGGTACACGCCATGATCTCCATCCTGATCGGTGCGGTTGGCATCGGCCTGATGGCCGGTATGCCCCTGTCCGACATCATCGGCTCGGTGAACGAGGGCATCGGCAACACCTTAAAGGGCATCGCCCTTCTGGTGGGTCTGGGCTCCATGTTCGGCGCCATTCTGGAGGAATCCGGCGGCGCGCAGACGCTGGCCGTGACCATGGTGCGGAAGTTCGGTGACGAAAAGGCCGCGTGGGCACTGGGCATCACGGGTCTGGTGGTGGCCATGCCGGTGTTCTTTGACGCAGGACTTATCATCCTCATCCCGCTGGCTTTCTCTCTGGCAAAGCGCACCAAGCGCTCTGTGCTGTACTACGTCATTCCCCTGCTGGCCGGTCTGGCGGTCGGCCACGCCTTCATCCCTCCCACGCCGGGTCCCGTGCTGGTGGCTACCATGCTGGGCGTTGACCTTGGCTGGGTCATCCTCATCGGCATCTTCTGCGGCATCTTTGCCATGATCGCCGCCGGTCCCATCTGGGGCGGCATCTGCGGCAAAAAGTACATGATCGAAGTCCCCGAGCACGTGGCACAGCAGGCAGACATTGACGAGAGCAAGCTGCCCAAGTTCGGCACCATCGTGGGCATCATCATGATCCCGCTGCTGCTCATCATCGCAAACTCCGTGGCAAAGGTGGTGCCCGCACTGGCCGGCATCCAGCCTGTTCTGGCCTTCCTCGGCGAGCCCTTCATGGCGCTGCTGCTGGCTACCATCGCTGCGATGTACCTGCTGGGCACCCGCCACGGCTATAACAACGCTCAGCTGGAAAAGATCATGACCAAGTCTCTGGAGCCCACCGGCATGATCCTGCTGGTCACTGCCTGCGGCGGCGTGCTGCGCTACATGCTGCAGAACTCCGGGCTGGGCGATGTCATCGGCAACGCCGTGGCAAACGCAAGCCTGCCGCTGGTGCTGGTAGCCTTCATCGTGGCTGCTCTGGTGCGTATCTCGGTGGGTTCCTCTACCGTGGCTATGACCATGGCAGCAGGCATCATCTCCGCCATGCCCGGCATCAGCGCGCTGAGCCCGCTGTACCTCGCCTGTGTCACCGCTGCCATTGCAGGCGGCTCCACCGTCTGCTCCCACTTCAACGACTCCGGCTTCTGGCTGGTGAAGAGCCTTGTGGGCATGGACGAAAAGACCACCCTCAAGACCTGGACCATCATGGAAACGCTGGTGGGCGGCGTGGGCTTCCTCGTGGCACTGGTTATTTCCTTCTTTGCCTGA
- a CDS encoding patatin-like phospholipase family protein yields the protein MERREPTQKALVLAGGGARGSYQVGVWRALMELDWHPQIITGTSVGGLNGAMFVLDLYETARDMWLTIRSRDVMELPEENADFSALHQFLRRVVKEGGMDVTPLEEIVERVLDEDALRAAPIRFGIVTVEQRGLRPRELTLEDIPAGQVRDYLMASAACFPALRARQIDGVKFLDGGYSDNMPTGLAKTMGAEELVCVDLEGVGITRPNLTGLPTTMIRSYWELGDILHFDPDTAKRNMELGYYDTLRAFGRIRGCAYAVDSGTDSSADAEAFRAAFDAVQKEVREKYPVTLTADAALLLARMKDAQLAPLEAAAEDAGVDPTHFYTTRTLAEAFLAACDKERMESFAPLFTGSSTAGQAALAALLPNTFLQALVWRTLTASALPEVTKDEGL from the coding sequence ATGGAACGCAGAGAACCCACGCAAAAGGCGCTGGTGCTGGCAGGCGGCGGTGCGCGCGGCAGCTATCAGGTGGGCGTCTGGCGGGCTTTGATGGAGCTGGACTGGCACCCGCAGATCATTACCGGTACAAGCGTGGGCGGGCTGAACGGTGCCATGTTCGTGCTGGACCTGTACGAGACTGCCCGGGATATGTGGCTGACCATCCGCAGCCGGGATGTGATGGAGCTGCCGGAGGAAAACGCCGACTTTTCCGCACTGCATCAGTTTCTGCGCCGGGTGGTAAAGGAAGGCGGCATGGACGTGACCCCGCTGGAGGAGATCGTGGAGCGGGTGCTGGACGAGGACGCGCTGCGGGCAGCGCCCATCCGGTTCGGTATCGTGACGGTGGAGCAGCGCGGACTGCGTCCCCGGGAGCTGACGTTGGAGGATATCCCCGCCGGGCAGGTGCGGGACTACCTGATGGCTTCGGCGGCTTGCTTCCCCGCATTGCGGGCGCGGCAGATCGACGGGGTCAAGTTTCTGGACGGCGGGTACAGCGATAATATGCCCACCGGCCTTGCCAAGACCATGGGCGCAGAGGAGCTGGTCTGTGTAGATCTGGAGGGCGTGGGCATTACCCGCCCCAACCTGACCGGCCTGCCCACCACCATGATCCGTAGCTACTGGGAGTTGGGCGATATCCTCCACTTCGACCCCGACACCGCCAAGCGCAACATGGAGCTGGGCTATTACGACACCCTGCGCGCCTTTGGACGTATCCGGGGCTGTGCCTACGCGGTGGACAGCGGCACGGACAGCAGCGCCGATGCCGAAGCCTTCCGCGCAGCCTTTGACGCCGTGCAGAAGGAGGTACGGGAGAAGTACCCTGTCACCCTTACCGCCGATGCCGCTTTACTGCTGGCACGGATGAAGGACGCCCAGCTTGCCCCGCTGGAAGCCGCCGCCGAGGACGCCGGGGTAGACCCCACCCACTTTTATACCACCCGGACGCTGGCCGAGGCGTTTCTGGCGGCGTGCGACAAAGAGCGTATGGAAAGCTTTGCTCCGCTGTTTACGGGCAGCAGCACCGCCGGACAGGCGGCGCTGGCCGCTTTGCTGCCCAATACATTCTTACAGGCGCTGGTGTGGCGCACTTTGACCGCATCGGCTTTGCCGGAGGTGACAAAAGATGAAGGTTTATAA
- a CDS encoding HAD family hydrolase, translated as MHCKQWIFDMDGTLTDSMVVVWEGAPEALLARFGRTPKADLHETLLTMGMEDGAQYLIREYALPLDRNGYLDVMREVIAQLYEKVELKPGVRDTLARLRAEGARMCVCSNTWSSQCRTVLTRLGVDEYFDFYIEARGTMSKSSPAPFMEALHRLGGTDPAGCAVCEDALYAAQTAHDAGFYLVGIQDTTSAADAPALRRVCDQFLPDWNALDWAQV; from the coding sequence ATGCACTGCAAACAATGGATCTTTGATATGGACGGCACCCTGACCGACAGCATGGTGGTGGTGTGGGAGGGTGCCCCGGAGGCACTGCTGGCGCGCTTTGGCCGCACCCCGAAGGCAGACCTGCACGAGACCCTGCTGACCATGGGCATGGAGGACGGCGCACAGTACCTCATCCGGGAATATGCGCTGCCGCTGGACAGAAACGGCTATCTGGACGTGATGCGCGAGGTGATCGCCCAGTTGTACGAGAAGGTGGAGCTGAAGCCCGGTGTGCGGGACACCCTTGCCCGGCTGCGGGCCGAGGGCGCGCGGATGTGCGTGTGCTCCAACACATGGAGCAGCCAGTGCCGCACCGTGCTGACCCGCCTTGGGGTGGATGAATACTTTGATTTTTACATCGAGGCGCGGGGCACCATGAGCAAAAGCAGTCCCGCCCCCTTTATGGAGGCGCTGCACCGCCTTGGCGGCACAGACCCCGCCGGGTGCGCTGTGTGCGAGGATGCCCTTTACGCCGCCCAGACCGCCCACGATGCCGGCTTCTATCTGGTGGGCATTCAGGACACCACCAGCGCCGCAGATGCTCCCGCCCTGCGCCGGGTATGCGATCAGTTCTTGCCGGACTGGAACGCGCTGGACTGGGCGCAAGTATAA
- the ilvD gene encoding dihydroxy-acid dehydratase, whose protein sequence is MRSQNVRTLAPENDPLKMGMGWKVEDLSKPQIMVESTFGDSHPGSAHLDQFVKEAVQAVNDNGGKAARYFATDMCDGIAQGHDGINYSLPHRDAIVNLVEAQANASVYDGGVFIASCDKSVPAMLMSIGRLKEMSAIVVTGGVMEAHTLPKEYVVSDPACAINELLTLEQIGKFDAWEKTGVIPNSQLDYYKHNACPSCGACSFMGTASTMQIMAEALGLMLPGTALMPATAPELKQAAYDAGKQLMELVKKGITAKDIVTKKSFENAIMVHAAISGSTNATMHLPAIAHEFGIEIDADTFDRMHRGAHYLLNIRPSGDWPAQYFYYAGGVPRVMEEIKSMLHLDVLTVTGKTLGENLEELKKNGFYQHCDAILAEKTAGFARPVSREDIIHSFDNAKGTDGSIAILKGNLAPEGCVIKHTACPKNMFEATLRAKPYDSEEECISAVLHGEVKPGDAIFIRYEGPRGSGMPEMFYTGEAICADPKLASSVALITDGRFSGASRGPVIGHVSPEAAVGGPIALVEQDDLIQIDVHNRKLAIVGVKGEPKTPEEMDAILAERRTNWKPKAPKYTKGLLKLYSQHAVSPMKGAYME, encoded by the coding sequence TTGCGTTCACAGAACGTTCGCACGTTAGCACCCGAGAACGACCCGCTGAAGATGGGTATGGGCTGGAAGGTCGAGGATCTTTCCAAGCCCCAGATCATGGTGGAAAGCACCTTTGGCGACAGCCACCCCGGCAGCGCCCATCTGGATCAGTTCGTCAAGGAGGCCGTGCAGGCGGTCAACGATAACGGCGGCAAGGCTGCCCGCTATTTTGCCACCGATATGTGCGACGGCATCGCACAGGGCCATGACGGCATCAACTACTCTCTGCCCCACCGTGACGCCATCGTGAATCTGGTGGAAGCACAGGCCAACGCCAGCGTCTACGACGGCGGCGTGTTCATCGCCAGCTGCGACAAGTCCGTGCCCGCCATGCTGATGAGCATCGGCCGCTTGAAGGAGATGAGCGCCATCGTGGTCACCGGCGGCGTGATGGAAGCCCACACCCTGCCGAAAGAATATGTGGTCAGCGACCCTGCCTGCGCCATCAACGAGCTGCTAACGCTGGAGCAGATCGGCAAGTTTGACGCATGGGAAAAGACCGGCGTCATCCCCAACAGCCAGCTGGACTACTACAAGCACAACGCCTGCCCCAGCTGCGGTGCCTGCTCCTTTATGGGCACTGCCTCCACCATGCAGATCATGGCCGAAGCACTGGGCTTGATGCTGCCGGGCACCGCCCTGATGCCCGCCACCGCCCCGGAGCTGAAACAGGCCGCCTACGATGCCGGCAAGCAGCTGATGGAGCTGGTCAAGAAGGGCATCACCGCCAAGGATATCGTGACAAAGAAGAGCTTTGAGAACGCCATCATGGTGCACGCCGCCATCTCCGGCTCCACCAACGCCACCATGCACCTGCCCGCCATCGCCCACGAGTTCGGCATCGAGATCGACGCCGACACCTTTGACCGGATGCACCGGGGCGCACACTATTTGCTGAACATCCGCCCCTCCGGCGACTGGCCCGCACAGTACTTCTACTATGCAGGCGGCGTGCCCCGCGTGATGGAGGAGATCAAGTCCATGCTGCATCTGGACGTGCTGACCGTCACCGGCAAGACCCTGGGCGAGAATCTGGAGGAGCTGAAGAAGAACGGCTTCTACCAGCACTGCGATGCCATTCTGGCAGAAAAGACCGCCGGTTTTGCCCGCCCGGTCAGCCGCGAGGACATCATCCACAGCTTTGACAACGCCAAGGGTACCGACGGCAGCATCGCTATCCTGAAGGGCAATCTTGCCCCGGAGGGATGCGTCATCAAGCACACCGCCTGCCCCAAGAATATGTTCGAAGCCACCCTGCGCGCCAAGCCCTACGACAGCGAGGAGGAGTGCATCTCCGCTGTGCTGCACGGCGAGGTGAAGCCCGGTGACGCCATCTTTATCCGCTACGAGGGCCCGCGCGGCAGCGGTATGCCCGAGATGTTCTACACCGGCGAGGCCATCTGCGCCGACCCGAAGCTGGCTTCCAGCGTAGCGCTCATCACGGACGGACGCTTCTCCGGCGCAAGCCGCGGCCCGGTCATCGGCCATGTCAGCCCGGAGGCTGCGGTGGGCGGCCCCATCGCACTGGTGGAGCAGGATGACCTGATTCAGATCGACGTCCATAACCGCAAGCTGGCCATCGTGGGCGTGAAGGGCGAGCCCAAGACCCCCGAAGAAATGGACGCCATCCTCGCCGAGCGCCGCACCAACTGGAAGCCCAAGGCTCCCAAGTACACCAAGGGTCTGCTGAAGCTCTACTCTCAGCACGCCGTCAGCCCCATGAAGGGCGCATACATGGAGTAA
- a CDS encoding RsmE family RNA methyltransferase, with amino-acid sequence MPHRYFTTEIADGTATLRGADAHHLARVMRAKPGDTVILCDGNAVEYTATITGFGEDRVDFAVEPGYPSAAEPTVEVTLLAGYPKQDKLEQIIKHGVELGAAHIVPFFSRYCVAAPKKEEQKNERYNRIALEAAKQCGRGVLPDVALPLPNFGAVCRSFDQYDLVLFCYECGGAPLRQLLAEAKPADGQKLRLAIVTGAEGGFAAEEAGMAAKAGAKTVGLGPRILRCETAPLAVLSAVMTLTGNLE; translated from the coding sequence ATGCCGCACCGCTACTTTACCACTGAAATTGCCGACGGTACCGCCACCCTGCGGGGTGCGGACGCCCATCACCTTGCCCGGGTGATGCGGGCAAAGCCGGGAGATACCGTCATCCTCTGCGACGGCAACGCCGTGGAGTACACCGCCACCATTACCGGCTTTGGGGAGGACAGGGTAGACTTTGCCGTAGAACCGGGCTATCCCAGCGCCGCCGAGCCCACCGTGGAGGTGACGCTGCTGGCGGGCTACCCCAAGCAGGACAAGCTGGAACAGATCATCAAGCACGGGGTCGAGCTGGGCGCGGCCCACATCGTGCCCTTCTTCAGCCGCTACTGCGTGGCCGCACCCAAAAAGGAGGAGCAGAAGAACGAGCGCTACAACCGCATTGCGCTGGAAGCCGCCAAGCAGTGCGGCCGGGGCGTTCTGCCGGACGTAGCCCTGCCGCTGCCGAACTTTGGGGCGGTGTGCCGCAGCTTTGACCAGTACGATCTGGTGCTGTTCTGCTACGAGTGCGGCGGCGCACCCCTGCGTCAGCTGCTGGCGGAGGCAAAGCCCGCCGACGGGCAGAAGCTGCGCCTTGCCATCGTGACCGGCGCCGAGGGCGGCTTTGCCGCCGAGGAGGCCGGAATGGCCGCCAAGGCCGGGGCGAAAACGGTAGGTCTTGGCCCCCGCATCCTCCGGTGCGAGACCGCCCCGCTGGCGGTGCTCTCCGCCGTCATGACCCTGACGGGGAATCTGGAGTAA
- a CDS encoding phosphoenolpyruvate--protein phosphotransferase translates to MKVYKGVSASPGLVLGQVSRLEHHVETFSHGPFNPERELRLLANAVHTAQNELDSMAERAAPTEQAIFLFQSMMLDDEGMMNEVRFCINAGISASAAMHQVGQRYADQLANMKDNPYMQLRSVDILDATRRVINILTNRPRVWLALDHPVILAADRLMPTDLFSVPSGMILGVITAEGSGQSHAAIIARAMNIPGIVQVGKDFLDDCDGRTVILDATNGNCILDPDATARQQAEASICQLQREDAEMKQLHSLPDETRDGVPFELLANCFGPEDIDTAMQSGAKGVGLLRSGYMMLPGRILDEQEQYFFYCSCLAAANGCPVTVRTFDFGSDRTVADANQGPQSSKLGLRGIRNSLRQPQQFQTQICALLRAAARGPLRVMFPMVTDVEDWDAAMNLVEHCRQSLRERGVPFNENTPFGVMLSIPAACLTVEDFVAHGCDFLVIGTNDLTQYTHAADRELASAEHYYRPASPAMKKLITMVMDVASAHHVPVTICGLAVGNPANTAQYLHLGLRSFSVSPQNLLKVKRALLDTDAHPDAGKNA, encoded by the coding sequence ATGAAGGTTTATAAAGGCGTATCCGCTTCCCCCGGGCTGGTGCTGGGACAGGTGAGCCGACTGGAACATCATGTGGAGACCTTCAGCCACGGCCCTTTCAACCCGGAGCGGGAGCTGCGGCTGCTGGCAAACGCCGTGCACACGGCGCAGAACGAGCTGGACTCCATGGCGGAGCGCGCCGCCCCCACCGAGCAGGCCATCTTTTTGTTCCAGAGCATGATGCTGGACGACGAGGGCATGATGAACGAGGTGCGCTTTTGCATCAATGCGGGCATCAGCGCTTCGGCGGCGATGCATCAGGTGGGGCAGCGCTACGCCGACCAGCTGGCCAATATGAAGGACAACCCCTATATGCAGCTGCGCAGCGTGGATATTCTGGACGCCACCCGCCGGGTGATCAACATCCTGACCAACCGCCCCCGGGTGTGGCTGGCACTGGATCATCCGGTGATCCTTGCCGCCGACCGGCTGATGCCCACCGACCTGTTCAGCGTGCCCTCCGGCATGATCTTGGGCGTCATCACCGCCGAGGGCAGCGGCCAGAGCCATGCCGCCATCATTGCCCGGGCAATGAACATCCCGGGCATCGTGCAGGTGGGCAAGGATTTTCTGGACGACTGCGACGGACGCACCGTCATTCTGGACGCAACCAACGGCAACTGCATCCTTGACCCGGACGCCACAGCCCGCCAGCAGGCAGAAGCCAGCATCTGCCAGCTCCAGCGCGAGGACGCGGAGATGAAGCAGCTGCACAGCCTGCCGGACGAAACGCGGGACGGCGTACCCTTTGAACTGCTGGCCAACTGCTTCGGCCCGGAGGATATCGACACCGCCATGCAGTCCGGTGCAAAGGGCGTTGGGCTGCTGCGCAGCGGCTACATGATGCTGCCCGGGCGCATTCTGGACGAGCAGGAGCAGTATTTCTTCTATTGCTCCTGTCTGGCAGCCGCAAACGGCTGCCCGGTGACCGTGCGCACCTTCGACTTTGGCTCCGACCGCACCGTGGCCGATGCCAATCAGGGCCCGCAGTCCTCCAAGCTCGGCCTGCGCGGCATCCGCAACAGCCTGCGCCAGCCCCAGCAGTTCCAGACCCAGATCTGCGCCCTGCTGCGCGCAGCCGCCCGGGGGCCGCTGCGGGTGATGTTCCCCATGGTGACCGATGTAGAGGACTGGGACGCCGCCATGAACCTTGTGGAGCACTGCCGCCAGAGCCTGCGGGAGCGGGGCGTGCCCTTTAACGAAAATACCCCGTTCGGCGTGATGCTGAGCATCCCCGCCGCCTGCCTGACCGTGGAGGACTTTGTAGCCCACGGCTGCGATTTTCTGGTCATCGGCACCAACGACCTGACCCAGTACACCCACGCCGCCGACCGCGAGCTTGCCAGCGCGGAGCACTACTACCGCCCCGCCAGCCCGGCCATGAAAAAGCTGATCACCATGGTGATGGATGTCGCCAGCGCGCACCACGTCCCGGTGACCATCTGCGGCCTTGCCGTGGGCAACCCCGCCAACACGGCGCAGTACCTGCACCTTGGTCTGCGCAGCTTCTCGGTAAGCCCGCAGAATCTGCTCAAGGTAAAGCGAGCTCTGCTGGACACCGATGCCCACCCGGATGCAGGGAAAAATGCCTGA
- a CDS encoding FadR/GntR family transcriptional regulator, with protein sequence MSEFSHLKNKLLAEQVEDQIYHYILDEALEPGAKLPNEFALGEKFRVGRSTIREAVKLLSSKGIVEVRQGSGTYVVTTVKGLSDPLNLRSVQDKNALAFDLVNVRLLLEPGIAEMAAQNATPEDIERLRRLCERVESKIHSGERYIEDDIAFHTCIAESSKNLVVGQLIPVIDTAVMMFVNVTHKKLIDETIMTHRMITEAIANHDPLGAKAAMVMHLNFNRSYIKKVYDGEDPDDGTIGMAAYIMDKKED encoded by the coding sequence ATGAGTGAATTTTCACATCTGAAAAACAAGCTGCTGGCCGAGCAGGTGGAGGACCAGATCTACCATTATATTCTGGACGAAGCGCTGGAGCCGGGCGCAAAACTGCCCAACGAGTTTGCGCTGGGTGAAAAGTTCCGGGTGGGGCGCAGCACCATCCGCGAGGCGGTAAAGCTGCTGTCCAGCAAGGGCATCGTGGAGGTACGGCAAGGCTCCGGCACCTATGTGGTGACCACGGTCAAGGGCCTTTCCGACCCGCTGAATCTGCGCAGCGTGCAGGACAAGAACGCACTGGCCTTTGATCTGGTGAACGTCCGTCTGCTGCTGGAGCCGGGCATTGCGGAAATGGCGGCGCAGAACGCCACCCCGGAGGATATCGAGCGGCTGCGGCGGCTCTGCGAGCGGGTGGAGAGCAAGATCCATAGCGGCGAGCGTTACATTGAGGACGACATTGCCTTTCACACCTGCATTGCCGAGAGCAGTAAAAATCTGGTGGTGGGGCAGCTGATCCCGGTCATCGACACGGCGGTGATGATGTTCGTGAACGTCACCCACAAAAAGCTCATTGATGAGACCATCATGACCCACCGCATGATCACAGAAGCCATTGCCAACCACGACCCCCTCGGCGCAAAGGCTGCCATGGTGATGCACCTGAACTTCAACCGCAGCTACATCAAAAAGGTCTACGATGGCGAGGACCCGGATGACGGCACCATCGGCATGGCGGCGTATATCATGGATAAAAAAGAGGACTGA
- a CDS encoding GNAT family N-acetyltransferase has protein sequence MCTKTFTWRLLTGPELTRVYLNEMRRDFPAGELKPLSMILTSEAEGTAHTWGVFDGDTLAAYLLMVRPEGCRVSQLDYFAVVPAYRAHGIGAQLLAQLPAQEGDAEAILIEAEMPEKAEDAAMAVRRLGFYARCGAWDTHYTEHLFDAWFRILVLDCPGCTPLAPEAVVEALADCYRRTISPTQWQKHVQFFAPDGSVCG, from the coding sequence ATGTGTACCAAAACCTTCACATGGCGGCTGCTCACCGGCCCTGAGCTGACCAGAGTGTATCTGAACGAGATGCGCCGGGACTTTCCCGCCGGGGAGCTGAAGCCCCTGAGCATGATCCTGACCAGCGAAGCGGAGGGCACCGCCCACACATGGGGCGTGTTTGACGGCGACACGCTGGCGGCTTATCTTTTGATGGTGCGGCCGGAGGGCTGCCGGGTGAGCCAGCTGGATTATTTTGCTGTGGTGCCCGCCTACCGCGCCCACGGCATCGGGGCGCAGCTGCTGGCGCAGCTGCCCGCCCAAGAGGGCGACGCCGAAGCCATCCTCATCGAGGCCGAGATGCCGGAAAAGGCCGAGGACGCCGCCATGGCGGTGCGGCGGCTGGGCTTTTACGCCCGCTGTGGCGCGTGGGACACCCACTACACCGAGCATCTTTTTGACGCATGGTTCCGCATTCTGGTGCTGGACTGCCCGGGCTGCACCCCCCTTGCCCCGGAGGCCGTGGTGGAGGCGCTGGCCGACTGCTACCGCCGCACCATCAGCCCGACCCAGTGGCAAAAGCACGTTCAGTTCTTTGCCCCGGACGGCAGTGTGTGCGGGTAA
- the prmA gene encoding 50S ribosomal protein L11 methyltransferase, whose protein sequence is MEWTDIRLTVAKADAENAEAVATLIAEGGIYIEDYSDIEQQVAEIAHVDLIEQELLDKPRDTVIIHLYLEPGASQVETLALIAARMEAAGIPYTVETEGVEQEDWQNGWRKYYHPMEIGSRLAVVPSWQQYDTDRVKLILDPGLAFGTGGHETTSLCLEALDEQVRGGERVLDIGTGSGILAIAALKLGTASAEGVDIDPVAVRTAGENAALNGVQDKLTVLVGDLSDKASGTYDIITANIVANAILSLAPAVPGLMAEGATFIASGIIDSRKDEVIAGLEKAGLFVVEVKEKRGWECIICKKA, encoded by the coding sequence ATGGAATGGACCGATATCCGCCTGACCGTGGCCAAGGCTGATGCCGAAAACGCCGAAGCCGTTGCCACCCTGATCGCCGAGGGCGGCATCTACATCGAGGATTACAGCGACATCGAGCAGCAGGTTGCTGAGATCGCTCATGTGGACCTGATCGAGCAGGAGCTGCTGGACAAGCCCCGGGATACCGTGATCATCCACCTGTATCTGGAGCCGGGCGCTTCTCAGGTGGAAACGCTGGCGCTCATCGCCGCCCGCATGGAGGCCGCCGGCATCCCCTACACCGTGGAGACTGAGGGTGTGGAGCAGGAGGACTGGCAGAACGGCTGGCGCAAATACTACCACCCCATGGAGATCGGCAGCCGTCTGGCTGTGGTGCCCTCGTGGCAGCAGTACGACACCGACCGGGTCAAGCTGATCCTTGACCCCGGCCTTGCCTTCGGCACCGGCGGTCACGAGACCACCAGCCTTTGCCTTGAAGCGCTGGACGAGCAGGTGCGCGGCGGCGAGCGGGTGTTGGATATCGGCACCGGCAGCGGCATCCTTGCCATTGCCGCCCTCAAGCTGGGCACTGCCAGCGCCGAGGGTGTGGACATCGACCCCGTGGCGGTGCGTACCGCCGGGGAGAACGCCGCCCTGAACGGCGTGCAGGATAAGCTCACCGTGCTGGTGGGCGACCTGTCCGACAAGGCCAGCGGCACCTATGATATCATCACCGCCAACATCGTGGCAAACGCTATCCTCAGCCTTGCCCCCGCCGTACCCGGCCTGATGGCCGAGGGTGCAACCTTTATTGCCAGCGGCATCATCGACAGCCGCAAGGACGAGGTGATCGCTGGGCTGGAAAAAGCCGGTCTGTTCGTCGTGGAAGTCAAGGAAAAGCGCGGCTGGGAGTGCATCATCTGCAAAAAGGCCTGA